From Paenibacillus sp. V4I7, one genomic window encodes:
- a CDS encoding Fur family transcriptional regulator has translation MSKETILDHMKEKGLRLTPQRVHIVELLFELSHPTADRIYTLMTEKFPYVSQATVYNTLKKLKEIGVVKELTNGDKSSNFEVNEMEHWHFNCKVCGEIYDLEPAKTEALMAVGNQKGAFQVESYQVEFYGVCAKCM, from the coding sequence ATGAGTAAGGAGACGATATTAGACCATATGAAAGAAAAAGGGCTGCGTCTTACTCCACAGCGCGTTCATATCGTCGAGCTCTTATTCGAATTGTCACATCCGACAGCGGATCGGATTTATACCCTGATGACCGAGAAATTTCCTTATGTCAGTCAAGCGACAGTCTATAACACGCTAAAGAAGTTGAAAGAGATCGGAGTCGTCAAAGAGCTCACGAATGGCGACAAATCCAGTAACTTTGAAGTCAACGAAATGGAACACTGGCATTTCAATTGTAAGGTTTGCGGTGAGATCTACGATTTGGAGCCGGCAAAGACCGAAGCATTGATGGCAGTCGGTAACCAAAAAGGTGCGTTCCAGGTTGAAAGCTATCAGGTCGAGTTTTATGGCGTATGTGCGAAATGCATGTAG
- a CDS encoding DUF1835 domain-containing protein encodes MKDKLEIKMAVDSFKDTDLMLYLRLALKQIRLLKEQEEGTDAELIELNDELMGDQEKKAFWDPDPGCTHVHIVVGESFAGGMKQALKGVGWTETHKLITMKENYTIGPLGNLDSTEGRKARSDWFHENITESFETYIQFEEEYNDLLYKLEQIPEQAEVIVWISRSVREQIGMRHAIHLLRNKRNIISVCDACATCEELYNRPDAFIEYRHSGEIPPDKLQEALIRMNGNNKLGTADMTLLAKEWLAISDQGGTLRNWQDGVVFSVSVDYYDQYLLEKLDDLKPPSGNNGFLISPRLIGEAIAYCEQDIGDSYFEYRLREMIYDGILEIKGIPEGMRFYSIRRKQRAEK; translated from the coding sequence ATGAAAGATAAACTTGAAATAAAAATGGCAGTCGATAGTTTCAAGGACACAGATTTGATGTTATATCTCAGGCTTGCATTAAAGCAAATTAGATTACTGAAAGAGCAGGAAGAAGGGACAGATGCTGAGTTGATTGAGCTGAACGATGAATTGATGGGAGATCAAGAAAAAAAGGCGTTCTGGGATCCTGATCCAGGTTGCACGCATGTGCACATCGTTGTTGGCGAGTCCTTTGCAGGTGGTATGAAGCAAGCACTCAAAGGAGTCGGATGGACGGAAACGCACAAGCTAATTACGATGAAAGAGAATTACACCATTGGTCCACTCGGCAATCTGGACTCGACAGAAGGGCGAAAGGCACGGAGCGACTGGTTTCACGAGAATATCACGGAATCATTCGAGACTTACATTCAATTTGAAGAAGAGTACAACGATCTGCTATACAAGTTGGAACAAATTCCGGAACAGGCAGAAGTAATTGTCTGGATCAGCCGCAGTGTACGTGAGCAGATAGGGATGCGACACGCGATACACCTGCTGCGCAATAAACGAAACATTATTAGTGTGTGTGATGCTTGCGCGACATGTGAAGAGCTTTACAACCGCCCGGACGCCTTCATCGAATATAGGCACTCAGGTGAAATACCGCCGGACAAGCTTCAGGAAGCGCTTATCCGTATGAACGGTAACAATAAGTTGGGCACTGCTGATATGACGCTGCTGGCAAAGGAATGGCTGGCCATTTCGGATCAAGGCGGAACGTTGCGTAATTGGCAGGATGGTGTAGTGTTCTCTGTATCTGTCGATTATTACGACCAATACTTGCTTGAGAAACTGGACGATCTGAAGCCACCCAGTGGCAATAACGGATTTCTGATATCCCCCCGTCTGATTGGAGAAGCTATTGCTTATTGCGAACAGGATATCGGTGATTCTTATTTTGAATACCGACTGAGAGAGATGATTTATGACGGTATCCTCGAAATCAAAGGCATTCCTGAAGGAATGAGATTTTACAGCATCCGGCGAAAACAGCGGGCAGAAAAATAA
- a CDS encoding DUF4362 domain-containing protein, translating into MELLRRWKIVKYKKTIIYIQLIVFIGLIGVIFILLNQQSHKEKTNKNKSIIINLDQVDLDRVDEMVKRFNEGKGDNLMIISPTMDSGPLIHDVNSNGKEINWIVDNTRDAWSTDKGKTEYVCKSIRMNERDDEFFDVALSKCNNFKEDEQLRLISFRKEIL; encoded by the coding sequence ATGGAATTATTGCGGAGGTGGAAAATCGTTAAATACAAGAAAACGATAATTTACATTCAACTAATCGTCTTTATTGGATTGATCGGTGTCATTTTTATACTCTTAAATCAACAATCTCATAAAGAAAAAACAAACAAAAACAAGTCAATTATTATTAACCTTGACCAAGTGGATTTGGATCGTGTAGATGAAATGGTGAAAAGATTTAATGAAGGTAAAGGAGATAACTTAATGATTATTTCTCCGACAATGGATAGCGGTCCATTGATTCATGACGTAAATTCAAATGGTAAAGAAATAAATTGGATAGTTGATAACACACGAGACGCATGGAGTACAGACAAAGGCAAGACGGAATATGTCTGTAAATCAATTCGAATGAATGAAAGAGACGATGAGTTCTTTGATGTTGCATTGTCTAAATGTAATAACTTCAAGGAAGATGAGCAACTGAGGCTAATATCATTTAGAAAAGAGATATTATAG
- a CDS encoding FAD-dependent oxidoreductase, with amino-acid sequence MKKTVSADPSRPDIVLIGSEIEGIYLADAAREEGLSVVILDPREKPGGQLIQGQMLYLDEPQSDSGRSLLQGKVKTLFDAYKDGSIRKSLEFESYYNKLIEGIPMESGITITKLEVATDSSTSLKQINQLHYRTKDGQEKSITAKYFVENTDFAAMTSRLGLSRIQGVELVFGGAKDYMASSLMMKFKNVDWNTFKKEVNNLSRKEIEEKYGSGTTVTEMFTWGFSKVGARYKPTTSEVFLRGLNTVNQLNGEAMINALLVYNVDAANPDSLQKAKELGRSETALVLQHLRKELPGWEKAELNGYPDYLYIRDYDRYETEYVLEASDLMSGKTFWDNVSIAGYPLDLQGTQNSVWGSSKGDPDLYGMPLRSFISKGFKNVIVAGKNVGATGPAYGSARIQPNTALAGEVIGYLLGYIEDKHELTLLTKKQMNDFHESLKKRGLTISGVQGKDKIKHLTPEQLEKLNRGSFVVK; translated from the coding sequence GTGAAAAAAACAGTTTCTGCCGATCCCAGCCGTCCAGACATTGTTTTAATTGGTTCTGAAATTGAAGGTATATATTTAGCCGATGCTGCGCGGGAAGAAGGTCTTTCAGTGGTTATTTTGGATCCAAGAGAGAAACCAGGTGGGCAATTAATCCAAGGGCAAATGTTATACTTGGACGAACCTCAGTCGGATAGTGGTAGATCGCTTCTTCAAGGTAAAGTGAAGACACTATTTGATGCTTATAAAGACGGCAGTATCCGCAAATCTTTGGAATTTGAGTCTTATTATAATAAGCTCATCGAGGGTATTCCGATGGAATCAGGCATTACCATCACAAAACTTGAGGTTGCAACTGATTCGAGTACATCCCTAAAGCAGATCAACCAGCTTCACTATCGCACAAAAGATGGCCAGGAAAAAAGTATTACCGCCAAATATTTTGTAGAGAATACAGATTTTGCAGCGATGACAAGCCGTTTGGGGCTGAGCCGCATTCAGGGGGTAGAACTTGTATTTGGTGGGGCTAAGGATTATATGGCGTCTTCGCTTATGATGAAGTTTAAGAACGTTGATTGGAATACCTTTAAAAAAGAAGTAAACAACTTGAGTCGAAAAGAAATTGAGGAAAAGTACGGTAGTGGTACGACCGTTACAGAAATGTTTACTTGGGGATTCAGTAAAGTAGGAGCCCGATATAAGCCAACCACTTCAGAAGTTTTCCTTCGTGGTCTTAATACAGTGAATCAGCTAAACGGTGAAGCAATGATTAACGCACTGCTCGTCTATAACGTAGACGCTGCGAATCCAGATAGTCTTCAAAAGGCAAAGGAACTAGGGAGAAGTGAAACCGCACTGGTACTTCAACACCTTCGTAAGGAGTTACCTGGTTGGGAAAAAGCAGAGCTGAACGGTTATCCCGATTATTTATATATAAGAGATTATGACCGATACGAAACGGAGTATGTACTTGAGGCTTCAGATCTAATGAGCGGTAAGACCTTTTGGGATAACGTAAGCATTGCCGGATACCCGCTCGACCTACAAGGGACACAAAACTCTGTATGGGGAAGTTCTAAAGGAGATCCTGATTTGTACGGCATGCCACTACGGTCTTTTATATCAAAAGGATTTAAAAATGTAATTGTTGCAGGAAAAAACGTTGGGGCAACCGGACCTGCGTATGGTAGTGCCCGAATTCAACCTAACACTGCTCTGGCCGGAGAGGTTATTGGCTATTTGCTAGGTTATATTGAGGATAAACATGAATTGACACTCCTTACTAAGAAGCAGATGAATGACTTTCATGAGTCGCTAAAAAAGAGAGGTCTAACCATTTCCGGAGTGCAAGGTAAAGATAAAATCAAACACCTGACACCGGAGCAGTTGGAAAAGCTTAATCGGGGTTCTTTTGTAGTGAAATAG
- a CDS encoding ATP-binding protein, with amino-acid sequence MRSTRNYLDSFVNHTSDAIHVEDLNGKVLQMNSAFEKMYGWSADEILGKPLSNIPDQLEQEYEKILRSIYQHESITDYETVRYTKSGHHIDVSITISPIRDDKDEVVAIASITRNITARKQSEEALLQSEKLSAIGQLAAGVAHEIRNPLTTLKGFVQLQQKGISVKEDNLKVMLSELDRINLIVSEFLFLAKPQASNFQTVDIKAILEDIGVFLQPQAILHNILFTMTFPAELPPVYGEMNQLKQVFINVLKNAMEAMPSGGTVRIELLTETPKHNIVRIIDHGCGIPQEALNRLGDPFFTSKENGTGLGLMVSKRIITNHKGTISFESKPGQGSTVDIRLPTAH; translated from the coding sequence TTGCGTAGCACCCGCAATTACTTAGACTCCTTCGTGAACCATACGTCTGATGCCATTCATGTGGAGGATCTAAACGGAAAAGTATTACAAATGAACAGCGCCTTCGAAAAAATGTATGGCTGGAGCGCAGATGAAATATTGGGCAAGCCTCTGTCGAACATTCCGGACCAGCTTGAACAAGAATACGAGAAAATACTAAGGTCAATCTACCAACATGAATCTATTACAGATTACGAAACGGTCCGGTATACCAAAAGCGGACATCACATTGATGTCAGTATCACGATCTCTCCGATCCGAGACGACAAAGATGAGGTCGTCGCTATTGCTTCGATTACGCGGAACATCACAGCCCGCAAACAATCGGAAGAAGCTCTGCTTCAGTCGGAAAAACTTTCCGCAATCGGCCAGTTGGCCGCTGGTGTCGCCCATGAAATCCGCAATCCGTTAACAACACTCAAAGGGTTCGTCCAGCTTCAGCAGAAAGGCATTTCTGTAAAAGAAGACAACTTGAAGGTAATGCTCTCTGAATTGGACAGGATTAACTTAATCGTCAGCGAATTTCTCTTCTTGGCCAAACCGCAGGCAAGCAACTTTCAAACGGTGGATATCAAGGCAATCTTGGAGGATATCGGGGTATTTTTGCAGCCTCAGGCTATTTTACATAACATACTATTCACAATGACCTTCCCAGCAGAACTGCCACCCGTTTATGGGGAAATGAATCAACTGAAGCAAGTCTTCATCAATGTACTCAAAAACGCAATGGAAGCAATGCCAAGTGGCGGTACTGTAAGGATTGAACTGTTAACTGAGACACCCAAGCATAACATCGTGCGGATCATCGATCACGGATGCGGCATCCCACAGGAAGCGCTAAATCGTCTTGGCGATCCTTTCTTTACGAGCAAAGAGAACGGAACAGGCCTCGGTCTCATGGTCAGCAAACGAATAATCACCAACCATAAAGGAACAATTTCGTTCGAAAGTAAACCTGGACAAGGCTCAACTGTCGATATTCGTTTGCCCACAGCGCACTAA
- a CDS encoding IS110 family transposase encodes MKFKQRYAENQRIERITTQHLVIGIDIAKETHVARAVNFRGIEIGRYISFRNSDDGFTKLLHWYQKLQESHGYTSVLIGLEPTGHYWFNLADWLTARQIELVLVNPLTTKRNKENRDNSQSKNDVKDALVIADAVCRGFYSLYAPNEAIYQRLRTIMNNRESWSKDLAHIKNRIFRWIDINFPEYGKIFKDWTIPRSIATLKSFPLPIDLKALSAEEIITGWRKHMKRAGGSSSLQKAALLLAVSRRSIGRTTCEQEERQNLKYLLEDYEKLAARLKEIEQEILKLLDMIPDITTPLRSIKGLSTLFIAAILAGTGDLRNYTHGNQILSHAGLNLAEDSSGKHKGKIVISKRGRRQLRKYLYLAVVHLVTNNPAFRSWHDHNVQVKKMKKNRSIFKLIGKLARILIGISRSKDHFDPTIAMPLQEAA; translated from the coding sequence ATGAAGTTTAAACAACGTTACGCGGAAAATCAACGTATTGAGAGAATTACAACTCAGCATCTTGTAATCGGCATCGATATTGCTAAGGAAACACACGTTGCACGTGCGGTCAATTTTCGTGGAATCGAGATTGGACGATACATTTCCTTTAGAAATTCCGATGACGGCTTTACGAAACTGCTACATTGGTATCAGAAACTCCAAGAAAGTCACGGTTACACTTCCGTGCTTATTGGACTTGAACCAACAGGTCACTATTGGTTTAACTTAGCGGATTGGCTGACTGCCAGGCAAATCGAACTGGTGCTGGTGAACCCGCTAACAACGAAGCGAAACAAGGAAAATCGAGATAATTCCCAGTCCAAAAATGATGTGAAAGACGCTCTGGTGATCGCAGATGCCGTATGTCGCGGATTTTACTCTCTCTACGCCCCAAATGAAGCGATATATCAGCGTTTACGCACAATCATGAACAATCGGGAGTCCTGGTCGAAGGACCTTGCCCACATAAAAAATCGAATCTTTCGCTGGATAGACATCAACTTCCCTGAATATGGAAAAATATTTAAGGATTGGACAATTCCGCGTTCGATTGCAACACTCAAGTCTTTTCCCTTACCGATAGATCTCAAGGCTCTATCCGCTGAGGAGATCATTACAGGTTGGCGGAAGCATATGAAACGTGCCGGCGGTTCCAGCAGTCTACAGAAAGCGGCTCTACTTCTTGCTGTATCCCGTCGTTCCATTGGACGTACCACTTGCGAGCAGGAAGAAAGGCAAAACCTGAAGTACCTCCTTGAAGATTACGAGAAGCTTGCAGCAAGGCTGAAAGAGATTGAGCAGGAGATCCTGAAGTTGCTGGATATGATTCCCGACATCACTACTCCTCTACGCTCCATTAAAGGGCTCAGTACGCTCTTCATCGCCGCCATTTTGGCCGGAACCGGAGACCTACGTAACTATACACACGGCAACCAAATACTTTCTCATGCCGGTCTAAATCTTGCAGAGGACAGCTCTGGTAAGCATAAGGGTAAAATCGTTATCTCCAAACGAGGAAGGCGTCAGTTACGCAAGTACCTGTATCTCGCCGTAGTGCATCTAGTTACGAACAATCCGGCTTTCCGGTCATGGCATGACCACAACGTTCAAGTGAAGAAAATGAAGAAGAACCGCTCCATTTTTAAACTCATTGGCAAGCTCGCCCGTATTCTGATTGGGATTTCACGAAGTAAGGATCATTTTGATCCTACAATTGCGATGCCTCTGCAGGAGGCAGCTTAA
- a CDS encoding CGNR zinc finger domain-containing protein, with protein sequence MPKKIAPAFYFIGNHTVLDFTNTKIAVDGKPVDLLEKFSDVMGWLSKADLLSKKEMEEYEQRWGSGGEGEPVVTAARALRSSLLAMIQKCKEEDKASEEDMERINSLLTDQVITTRLVRKDSRFTSERHVKIQKPIDLLIPIAEAAIDFFSHYDLHLVKKCENPDCVLHFYDNSKNNTRRWCSQKTCGNRMKVAAFLERRRNQ encoded by the coding sequence ATGCCTAAAAAAATTGCCCCTGCCTTTTATTTTATTGGCAACCATACGGTCTTGGACTTTACAAATACGAAAATTGCGGTTGATGGAAAGCCTGTAGATTTACTGGAGAAGTTTTCGGATGTGATGGGCTGGTTGTCCAAAGCGGATCTTCTTAGTAAAAAAGAAATGGAGGAATATGAACAACGATGGGGGAGTGGCGGAGAAGGAGAACCGGTCGTGACGGCTGCCAGAGCGCTCAGAAGCAGTTTGTTGGCCATGATTCAAAAATGCAAGGAAGAGGACAAGGCTTCAGAGGAAGATATGGAGCGCATTAATAGCCTTCTTACGGATCAGGTCATTACAACTAGGCTGGTTAGAAAGGATAGCCGATTTACTAGTGAAAGACATGTTAAGATCCAAAAGCCGATCGATCTTCTCATCCCCATTGCAGAGGCGGCAATCGATTTTTTCAGTCATTACGATCTTCATCTCGTAAAGAAGTGCGAGAATCCGGATTGTGTGCTTCACTTTTATGACAACAGCAAAAACAACACCCGCCGATGGTGCAGCCAAAAAACGTGCGGCAACCGAATGAAGGTGGCGGCTTTCCTGGAAAGGCGTCGAAATCAATAA
- a CDS encoding pyridoxamine 5'-phosphate oxidase family protein gives MSSVYHAGELTVQKLAGADIVAQHNGTNITPTIFKGAMAFLRTQSLIIASSVDWDGRVWSSFLTGEPGFIDVKSEAALTITSSPVTSDPLVGNLLSSPEIGLLAIDFNRRIRMRINGKGEFDADRRLAVSTEQVYGNCPKYIQKRSLQPSGGFHRTQMSAHRSYHVSPEQQEWIRNADTFFIGSISSEGNADASHRGGAPGFIKVVDENTLLFPDYFGNSMFNTLGNIYSNPSTGLLFIDFDTGHSLQLTGRSQIIWDENEISCFSGAERLVRFEIDEVLYTENGTPIRWDFVEFSSANPTLQRNN, from the coding sequence ATGAGCAGCGTGTACCATGCAGGAGAATTGACTGTACAAAAGCTAGCTGGTGCGGATATCGTTGCACAACATAATGGTACGAACATAACTCCTACTATTTTCAAAGGGGCGATGGCATTTCTAAGGACGCAATCACTCATCATAGCGTCATCCGTTGATTGGGACGGAAGAGTATGGAGTTCGTTTCTAACTGGCGAACCGGGGTTTATCGACGTAAAGTCTGAGGCAGCGTTAACCATAACATCCAGCCCTGTTACGAGCGATCCCTTGGTCGGGAATTTGTTATCGAGTCCTGAGATCGGCTTGCTGGCGATTGATTTCAACAGAAGGATTCGAATGAGGATTAACGGAAAGGGAGAATTCGATGCGGATCGACGATTGGCGGTATCAACGGAGCAAGTGTATGGAAACTGCCCGAAGTACATACAGAAAAGATCGTTGCAGCCAAGTGGCGGTTTCCATAGAACTCAGATGTCCGCGCATCGAAGCTACCATGTAAGTCCAGAACAACAAGAATGGATTCGCAATGCGGACACGTTCTTTATTGGGAGTATCAGCTCGGAAGGGAACGCTGATGCTTCCCACCGGGGAGGTGCTCCCGGGTTTATAAAGGTTGTCGATGAAAACACGCTGCTTTTTCCCGATTATTTCGGCAACTCTATGTTTAATACCCTCGGGAATATTTATAGTAATCCGAGCACCGGTCTTTTATTTATTGATTTTGATACCGGCCACTCCCTGCAGCTAACCGGACGATCCCAAATCATATGGGATGAGAATGAAATTTCCTGTTTCTCGGGGGCGGAACGGTTGGTTCGATTTGAGATCGATGAGGTTCTGTATACGGAAAACGGCACGCCGATCCGTTGGGATTTTGTAGAGTTTTCCTCTGCAAATCCAACGTTGCAGCGTAATAATTAA
- a CDS encoding DMT family transporter — MRGNVFAFLGGACITLQGVANSRISQDIGTWQAATVTQLTGFMMALLILMFVRDGNWQGLKQVKPLYLTGGALAAVIIFSNVTAIQQIGVTFTISALLIAQLCLTFLIDSKGWFGVVKRKMRLPQFIGIGMMMVGVIVLKF, encoded by the coding sequence ATGAGAGGGAATGTATTTGCTTTTTTAGGCGGAGCCTGTATTACACTGCAAGGAGTAGCCAATTCCCGGATTAGTCAGGATATTGGCACTTGGCAAGCGGCGACGGTTACCCAGTTAACCGGATTCATGATGGCCTTACTTATCCTGATGTTCGTCCGAGATGGAAATTGGCAAGGGCTTAAGCAAGTGAAGCCGTTATATCTAACTGGCGGCGCCTTAGCCGCGGTCATTATCTTCAGTAATGTCACGGCTATTCAGCAGATCGGTGTTACCTTTACTATATCTGCTCTTCTGATTGCCCAGCTGTGTCTGACTTTTTTAATCGATAGTAAAGGGTGGTTCGGCGTGGTGAAGAGGAAGATGAGGCTGCCGCAGTTCATCGGTATCGGAATGATGATGGTCGGTGTAATTGTACTGAAATTTTGA
- a CDS encoding Crp/Fnr family transcriptional regulator, translating into MKEIQDREQLNRYLHAYQLESTFNEALIPHLSLFIFDQGELICSQGEPSKYLYVLVKGKIKIYTTSAEGRTLVISFKTPLEVIGDIEYIQGIDIINTVEAVSSVCMIGVHQHWLKKYGSDYSPLLQFLLEIITKKFFIKSNSLSFNLMYPVEVRLASYLLSVSFDESDSLFRGQLSTSSLTDAAHLIGTSYRHLNRVIQKFCTEGLIERNKEFILVKDREGLSALASQNIYK; encoded by the coding sequence ATGAAAGAAATTCAAGATCGTGAGCAATTGAATCGTTATTTGCATGCTTATCAGTTGGAATCCACATTTAATGAAGCATTAATACCGCATTTGTCGCTATTCATCTTTGATCAAGGGGAACTCATCTGTTCCCAAGGAGAACCTTCAAAGTATCTGTACGTGCTTGTAAAGGGGAAGATTAAAATCTATACCACTTCGGCAGAAGGCAGAACGCTTGTTATCTCTTTTAAAACACCGCTTGAGGTTATCGGGGACATTGAATATATACAAGGTATCGACATTATCAATACGGTTGAGGCGGTATCGTCTGTATGTATGATCGGTGTTCATCAGCACTGGTTGAAAAAATACGGCAGCGATTATTCCCCGCTGCTGCAATTTTTATTGGAAATAATTACAAAAAAGTTTTTTATTAAATCCAATTCCCTGAGTTTCAATTTGATGTATCCGGTGGAAGTGAGATTGGCAAGTTATCTGCTGTCTGTATCCTTTGATGAATCTGATTCTTTATTTAGAGGGCAACTAAGCACATCCAGTCTAACGGATGCAGCGCACTTAATTGGAACCAGCTACAGACATCTGAATCGGGTCATCCAAAAGTTCTGCACAGAAGGTCTGATTGAGCGCAACAAAGAGTTCATCCTTGTTAAGGATAGAGAAGGATTAAGTGCGTTGGCAAGTCAAAATATTTACAAATAG
- a CDS encoding DMT family transporter — MNSGLILALIAGSLVGLQNIFNSKVNERAGSWATTTLVLGMGFVASLTIGLIFEGKHMFTLQNMHPWYWISGLIGIGVVICLVQGIRLLGPTYAVSIILISQLGFALLWDSLGWFGLDKVSFTFNQLIGVLVIVGGILVFKLSGRETRKSTKMT; from the coding sequence ATGAATTCAGGTCTAATATTGGCGCTTATCGCGGGTTCACTGGTTGGATTGCAAAATATTTTCAACAGTAAGGTGAATGAACGTGCGGGATCTTGGGCAACAACCACCTTAGTGTTGGGTATGGGATTCGTAGCTTCACTGACTATCGGTCTAATCTTTGAAGGGAAACATATGTTTACCTTGCAAAATATGCATCCCTGGTATTGGATCAGTGGTTTGATCGGAATAGGAGTAGTAATTTGCCTGGTACAAGGGATCAGGCTGCTTGGTCCTACGTATGCCGTCTCTATCATTCTGATATCACAGCTCGGGTTTGCTTTATTGTGGGACTCACTAGGCTGGTTTGGTCTGGACAAGGTTTCTTTTACATTCAACCAGTTGATAGGTGTGCTGGTCATAGTCGGTGGTATTCTTGTATTTAAATTAAGTGGACGTGAAACCCGGAAGTCGACTAAGATGACTTAG
- a CDS encoding MFS transporter: MLALAVFLIGTIEYIITGIIQMVAIDLTVSTSVAGLLVTSFALSAAIGAPIVIALTINFDRKKILLAMLAVFICSNFMTFFSSSYGMVLFTRVLQGVSGGIVTVVAMAVATRLVEKEKRGNAIGIILMGLSSSLVFGVPIGTFLSDILGWRSLFIYIGLLTLIPLIVVYRNVPILKEQEPVAIGIQLSILKDKRIVTAVVITLLYIGGYSTIFTYLTPFLQASSDLAMVEISGILFLAGICSFIGSRVGGLTADKKGPKFTIYTGLSLQVVILLFLTIVGGYLVGLIAVILVWMGATWGTSSAQQLYLVTLVPKSPDIALSINTSFIQLGFALGSGIGGLVINNSSVLNLSWVGCSIVILALLMAIMLFAFERSSKNNQLTENS, encoded by the coding sequence TTGCTTGCCCTTGCCGTTTTTTTAATAGGAACGATTGAATACATTATCACAGGTATTATTCAAATGGTGGCGATAGATTTGACTGTATCTACATCTGTAGCCGGATTGCTTGTGACTTCGTTTGCTCTTTCTGCAGCAATAGGTGCACCCATTGTAATCGCCCTTACCATTAATTTTGACCGAAAAAAAATATTGCTTGCCATGCTCGCCGTTTTTATATGTAGCAACTTTATGACCTTTTTTAGCTCCTCTTATGGAATGGTGCTCTTCACACGAGTTTTACAGGGAGTAAGTGGGGGGATTGTTACTGTGGTAGCAATGGCGGTGGCTACTCGACTTGTTGAGAAAGAAAAGAGAGGGAATGCAATTGGAATCATCTTAATGGGCCTAAGTAGTTCTCTTGTATTCGGAGTTCCGATTGGCACATTCCTTAGCGATATACTGGGTTGGAGATCCTTATTTATATATATCGGTTTATTGACTCTCATTCCGCTTATCGTAGTCTATAGAAATGTCCCTATTCTAAAAGAACAAGAACCTGTAGCGATTGGTATTCAACTATCAATATTAAAAGACAAGAGAATTGTGACGGCGGTCGTCATAACGTTACTTTATATAGGTGGCTACTCGACTATATTTACCTATTTAACCCCATTTTTACAAGCTTCATCGGACCTCGCAATGGTGGAAATTAGTGGCATTCTTTTTCTTGCAGGTATTTGTAGTTTCATCGGCTCAAGGGTCGGGGGGCTGACAGCAGACAAAAAAGGACCCAAGTTTACGATTTATACTGGATTATCTTTACAGGTAGTTATATTACTTTTTCTAACTATTGTCGGAGGATATTTAGTGGGTTTAATTGCTGTTATATTGGTTTGGATGGGGGCTACTTGGGGTACGTCTTCAGCACAGCAATTATATTTAGTTACACTAGTTCCCAAATCTCCCGATATTGCCTTAAGTATAAATACATCTTTCATTCAGTTGGGATTCGCATTAGGTTCAGGTATAGGGGGTCTTGTTATAAATAATTCATCTGTTTTAAACCTTAGCTGGGTGGGATGTAGCATTGTTATTCTAGCTTTACTAATGGCAATTATGTTATTTGCGTTTGAGCGAAGCTCTAAAAATAATCAACTGACTGAAAATTCTTAA